In Sporosarcina sp. PTS2304, a genomic segment contains:
- a CDS encoding YDG domain-containing protein has protein sequence MYDGSTTALVTAGELVGVNSEDTVTVSAVATYNNANVGTGKTITVAYMLSGKDASKYKAPATTVMENGVIQAAPLTISTSAVVNNKVYDGTNTATVETQPVVTGVIDSDVVSIDTTATFADVSAGGGKTVNLTYTLSGTDANNYSLASSTTTANITAKQLTVSAPTVSKVYDGTTTATIIPGIITGIVESDEVALSATGTYDDANVGSTKVVSNITYKAVGSKAGNYIAPPASSITNGVITAAPITAIENITGTATGSQVLTAGASTPTNATVTYQWQHENSTEWTNIPGATSRTYRLQMSDLGKKVRVQVTGTGNYSGTISSAPTVAITPQ, from the coding sequence GTGTACGATGGCTCTACTACAGCGCTAGTAACTGCTGGAGAGCTAGTAGGTGTTAATTCGGAGGATACCGTGACGGTGTCCGCAGTTGCAACGTACAATAATGCAAATGTAGGAACAGGAAAAACGATTACTGTGGCGTATATGTTAAGTGGAAAAGATGCAAGTAAATACAAAGCACCTGCTACTACAGTAATGGAAAATGGTGTAATTCAAGCTGCGCCATTAACGATCTCTACTTCAGCTGTTGTAAATAATAAAGTATATGATGGAACAAACACTGCGACAGTAGAGACGCAACCAGTAGTTACAGGTGTAATTGATTCAGACGTAGTAAGTATTGATACAACAGCAACATTTGCAGATGTGAGTGCAGGGGGTGGGAAAACTGTTAACTTAACATATACTTTAAGTGGAACAGACGCGAACAACTATTCACTAGCATCTTCAACAACAACAGCTAATATTACCGCTAAGCAACTAACAGTTTCAGCACCAACGGTTTCAAAGGTATACGATGGGACAACTACGGCAACTATCATACCTGGGATCATAACTGGAATTGTAGAATCTGATGAAGTAGCACTTTCGGCAACAGGAACATATGATGACGCAAATGTAGGAAGTACCAAAGTGGTGAGTAACATTACTTACAAAGCAGTTGGTTCAAAAGCAGGTAATTACATTGCACCACCCGCTTCTTCGATAACAAATGGAGTAATCACGGCTGCTCCGATAACAGCAATCGAAAATATAACCGGCACTGCAACAGGTAGTCAGGTGTTAACAGCTGGAGCTTCAACGCCTACAAATGCCACTGTAACGTACCAATGGCAACATGAAAACTCGACTGAATGGACTAATATTCCTGGTGCTACAAGTAGAACCTACAGATTACAGATGAGCGACTTGGGGAAGAAAGTTCGAGTACAAGTTACAGGGACAGGAAACTATTCAGGAACAATTTCAAGCGCTCCAACAGTAGCTATCACTCCTCAATAA
- a CDS encoding YDG domain-containing protein: MVQSKVYDGTSTAPVTAGSLLGVKTGDDVTVSATATYNNANVGTGKAITVVYTLGGADAAKYKVPENTVLQTGEITKKPLTLLTSTQTVAPKIYDGSTAATLLPGPIIVSGLVGGDQVNITAEGTFADANAGSGKEVTVSYNLSGTAATNYSLASTTLQGNITPKQLTISNPTVTKVYDGTTTAAFTLGSVSGIVGQDDVQVSATGTYADANVGTGKTTTVSYQLSGAQAANYNAPQTIALPIGVITAAPITAITAIQGTPKEGEMLTAGTISPSGATVTYQWQAKDSSATDYSTITNATASTYTPTMDQVGKVIRVVVAGTGNYSGTVTSAPTATITLQ; the protein is encoded by the coding sequence ATTGTACAGTCAAAAGTTTACGATGGCACTTCGACAGCACCAGTCACAGCAGGATCACTTCTTGGTGTGAAGACAGGAGATGATGTCACAGTATCTGCAACCGCCACGTACAATAATGCGAATGTTGGGACAGGAAAGGCAATAACAGTTGTTTATACATTAGGAGGAGCGGATGCTGCGAAGTATAAAGTTCCTGAAAACACGGTATTGCAAACTGGCGAAATCACGAAGAAACCATTGACGTTGCTTACATCCACACAAACTGTAGCACCTAAAATCTATGATGGAAGTACAGCAGCTACTCTTCTACCGGGTCCAATTATAGTATCAGGTCTTGTAGGGGGCGATCAGGTCAACATAACTGCTGAAGGTACATTTGCAGATGCCAATGCAGGAAGTGGTAAAGAAGTAACGGTGTCCTATAACTTAAGTGGAACAGCGGCAACTAACTATTCGTTAGCCTCTACGACATTGCAAGGAAATATTACACCGAAACAATTAACCATTTCTAACCCGACTGTAACCAAAGTTTATGATGGCACGACGACAGCGGCTTTCACGCTAGGTTCAGTAAGTGGCATTGTAGGACAGGATGATGTACAAGTTTCCGCAACAGGCACTTATGCCGATGCAAATGTTGGAACTGGAAAGACGACAACAGTATCTTATCAATTGTCTGGTGCGCAAGCGGCTAATTATAATGCCCCTCAGACTATTGCATTGCCTATTGGAGTGATTACAGCTGCTCCTATAACAGCGATTACCGCAATCCAAGGCACTCCGAAAGAAGGGGAGATGTTGACTGCGGGAACAATTTCACCTTCTGGAGCGACAGTAACATACCAATGGCAAGCTAAAGATTCTTCAGCAACGGATTATTCTACCATTACAAATGCGACGGCTAGCACGTATACACCTACGATGGATCAGGTAGGTAAAGTAATTAGAGTCGTAGTCGCTGGAACAGGAAACTATTCCGGAACAGTAACAAGCGCTCCAACAGCAACCATCACTCTTCAATAA